The Campylobacterota bacterium sequence TCCCTTCTTTGCCGATGAGTTTGCCCACATCCGCCTGGTTGGCGTAAAGGACGATCTCGGTTACTTCGTCGCCTTCAAACGACTCTACTCTGATATCTTCAGGATAGGCGGCGATCAGCTTTGCGAATCCCGCGACGAAGTCGGCTACCATGCTTATTTACCGGTAATTTTTTTAACGCGGTCAGACATTTGAGCGCCGACGCTCAGCCAGTAGTTCAGACGCTCTTCGTCGATTTTCGTCGTGATAGGATCGGTCATCGGGTTGTAGTATCCGATCAGTTCGATCCATCCGCCGTCACGGCGTTTGCGGCTGTCAGTTACCGCGATACGGTAGAAAGGTTGTTTTTTACGTCCCATACGGGTCAAGCGAATGACGGTTGCCATGTGTGTTTCCTTGGTGTTAATTTTCACGCTAAAAGTAGCTTAGAAGAGTGTTTTGCCCACAAAAGCAAAAGAAAAACCTCTAAACCGCTTTGAACGCTAAGCGAGAGGCTTTTCCAAGCCCTTCGCTTAACGTTCCCATCGGGGATCAGCGCGGAAGCTGCATCCCTTTCATCTGCCCCATCATGCTCTGCAGATTCTTCATCCCCTCTTTGCCCGAAAACTTTTTCGCCATTTTCGATGCGTTTTTGAACTGTTTGAGGATCCGGTTGACTTCGATGATCGACAACCCCGCCCCTTTGGCAAGACGGGCTTTGCGGCTGTTGTTGAGCAGCTCAGGGTCTTCGCGCTCTTTCATCGTCATCGACGAAACGAGGGCCTTGATCTTTTTGAGCTCGCCGGAGTTTTCCAGATCAAAATCCTTGAGCGCGGAAGCCATGTTCCCCATCCCCGGGATCATCCCGATCAGCGATTTCATGCTCCCCATTTTTTTGAGGCTCTCCATCTGCTCGAGGAAGTCATTAAAGTTGAACTCCCCCTTTTTGATCTTTTTGGTCAGCTGTTTGGCTTTCTTTTCATCGATCACCGAAGCGGTCTTCTCGGCCAGCCCTTCGATGTCTCCCAAGCCCATCAGACGGTTGACGATGCGGTCGGGAAGGAAAATCTCGAGATCTTCCATCTTCTCCCCGGCACCGATAAAGCGCAGGGGGACCTGGATCTGCGACGCGATGCCCAGGGCCACGCCTCCTCTGGAGTCGCCGTCGTACTTGGTGAGGATGACACCGTCGATCCCGATTTTCTCGTTGAACGTCGCGGCGGTACGGACGGCATCCTGCCCCGCCAAAGAGTCGGCAACGTAGAAAATTTCGTGCGGGTTGGCCGCCGCTTTGACTTCGGCAAGTTCCTCCATCAGCGCCTCGTCGATCGCAAGGCGTCCGGCGGTATCGATGAGTACGACGTCAACAAGCCCTTTACGGGCGTGTTCCATCGCCCCTTTGACCACTTCGACGGGATTTTTCGTCGCATCGTCGGCGTAGAGTTCGACGTCGATCGCGCCGCACACCTGCCGCAGCTGCTCGACCGCCGCCAGACGCTGGAGGTCGGCCGCGACGACGAGGACTTTTTTCTTCTGGCGCACTTTGAGCCAGTTCGCCAGCTTCCCGGTCGTCGTCGTTTTTCCCGATCCTTGCAGACCGGTCATCAAAATGACCGTCGGAGAGACGGGGGCGTAGACGAAACCGCTTTTCCCCGGTACTTCGAGCAGCGCATGCAGCGACGTACGCAAAGCGTCCAGGAACTGGTCCTTGCCGATTCCGTTTTGCTTGGTCTGGAGTTCGACGGAGTCAATCAGTTCTTTGACGACTTTGTGGTGAACATCCGCTTTGAGAAGCGCTTT is a genomic window containing:
- a CDS encoding KH domain-containing protein, whose product is MVADFVAGFAKLIAAYPEDIRVESFEGDEVTEIVLYANQADVGKLIGKEGKMIGAIKTVISGCKAKDGKSYRINVEPLS
- the rpsP gene encoding 30S ribosomal protein S16; translation: MATVIRLTRMGRKKQPFYRIAVTDSRKRRDGGWIELIGYYNPMTDPITTKIDEERLNYWLSVGAQMSDRVKKITGK
- the ffh gene encoding signal recognition particle protein, which produces MFDTLTESFTSAIRKIRFHDDEKALTKALGELKKALLKADVHHKVVKELIDSVELQTKQNGIGKDQFLDALRTSLHALLEVPGKSGFVYAPVSPTVILMTGLQGSGKTTTTGKLANWLKVRQKKKVLVVAADLQRLAAVEQLRQVCGAIDVELYADDATKNPVEVVKGAMEHARKGLVDVVLIDTAGRLAIDEALMEELAEVKAAANPHEIFYVADSLAGQDAVRTAATFNEKIGIDGVILTKYDGDSRGGVALGIASQIQVPLRFIGAGEKMEDLEIFLPDRIVNRLMGLGDIEGLAEKTASVIDEKKAKQLTKKIKKGEFNFNDFLEQMESLKKMGSMKSLIGMIPGMGNMASALKDFDLENSGELKKIKALVSSMTMKEREDPELLNNSRKARLAKGAGLSIIEVNRILKQFKNASKMAKKFSGKEGMKNLQSMMGQMKGMQLPR